In Sphingobacterium thalpophilum, a genomic segment contains:
- the era gene encoding GTPase Era: MSHKAGFVSIIGKPNAGKSTLMNALVGEKMSIITPKAQTTRHRIIGIVNDEDHQIVFSDTPGVIKPNYSLQESMMNFVQGSLIDADIILFVTDIHEKYDENDVLEKLRKTNSPVAVLINKIDKSSEEEVKAKIEFWQEKLNPDTVFAISAKLNHNVAAVMHYIKDKLPIHEAYYEKDELTDKSMRFFVSEMIREKVFKLYDKEIPYSTEVIVTSYKEEANITRIAAEIIVERDSQKNIIIGKAGAMIKKVGTYARQDIEEFIDGKVFLELFVKVIPDWRSKKNYLKRFGYDD; encoded by the coding sequence ATGTCACACAAAGCAGGATTCGTAAGTATCATCGGAAAGCCAAATGCTGGTAAGTCCACCCTAATGAACGCTTTAGTGGGTGAAAAAATGTCTATCATTACACCCAAAGCGCAAACGACAAGACACCGCATTATCGGTATTGTAAACGATGAAGACCATCAAATTGTGTTTTCGGACACCCCTGGTGTCATCAAACCAAACTATTCTTTGCAAGAATCAATGATGAATTTTGTCCAAGGATCGTTGATCGATGCAGACATTATTTTATTTGTGACAGATATCCACGAAAAATACGATGAGAACGATGTCCTGGAGAAATTGCGTAAAACAAATTCCCCTGTTGCCGTGCTTATCAACAAAATTGATAAATCTTCGGAAGAAGAGGTCAAGGCTAAGATTGAATTTTGGCAGGAAAAATTAAATCCAGATACCGTTTTTGCGATTTCAGCAAAATTAAATCATAATGTCGCCGCCGTGATGCACTACATCAAGGACAAGTTACCGATTCACGAAGCCTATTATGAGAAAGATGAGCTAACGGATAAATCCATGCGTTTCTTCGTCTCTGAGATGATCCGTGAAAAAGTATTCAAACTATACGATAAGGAAATCCCCTACAGTACAGAGGTAATCGTCACATCATACAAAGAAGAAGCAAATATCACACGTATTGCTGCCGAAATTATTGTAGAGCGCGACTCTCAAAAAAATATTATCATCGGAAAAGCAGGTGCCATGATCAAAAAAGTCGGTACCTATGCCCGCCAGGATATTGAAGAGTTTATCGATGGAAAAGTATTCCTCGAACTTTTTGTTAAGGTGATTCCTGACTGGAGAAGTAAAAAGAACTACCTTAAACGTTTTGGTTACGATGATTAA
- a CDS encoding TonB-dependent receptor produces MISKILDNHKLSLLSLALLITSTHNSANANGLTFPNNNILLNDAVYQQKVNGKVQSTDGPLAGATISVKGSAKSTSAGVDGRFTIDAKNGDVLVVTSVGYKTQEVTVTGPVVNINLESNSEALQEVVVVGYGTQQKKESLTGALQAVKGNKLRDVTTPSVENMLNGKAAGVYVAPGAGKPGSNGGVVIRGQATLSGTTSPLWVIDGVIVGSSPGDINPDDIESLTILKDAASTSIYGSQGANGVVVVTTKNPSASKTSISFSTKMGINQLSNGHMEMMDGAELYDYFASFSNPADIKFPRWNSDLRNSNFDWWKLATKTGFVQNHNLSIQGGDDKLQSYLSLGYYNEAGAVKGYDYDRYNFRLRTNYKPFDWLTIKPSIAGSRRAVDDRQYDVNAMYGNLPWDSPYDANGNLVPHRYSGWVNNASTNYLYDLQWNHSANTNYEFMGNLDFDVKLTDWLTFSSVNNYRYNTYSDSGYQDPRSNSGESVIGRVTDYRMEFARRYTNQILRFNKTWDKHSLNGLAAYEFNDYWTKTLDAYGTGIVNGFEVLDVVAKPERTKGGISEWAVQSFLSNANYAYDNKYLAQVSFRRDGASNFGTNAKYGNFFSVSGGWNINKEEWFKADWVDNLKLRAAYGSVGNRPSSLYPQYSLYSVSASSSYNGIPGALISQIGNKDLTWEKTYTTGFGVDAALFKNRLRFNVDYYDKKTDNVLYQVPISGLTGVTSIWKNIGKMQNRGIELTIGGDIVRNDNVHWSLDVNLSHNVNKLTELFETKDANGKLVSKPIIAGDGSGIAGSAQRLLQPGYPVDTYYLKEWAGVNVDNGLPMWYRYETDANGNETRTTTSNYSNATFRNVGKGNPDLFGGFSTALSYKQFDLNAVFGFSLGGKLYNYSRQEFDSDGTYTDRNQMKLQDGWSRWEKPGDVATHPIARYDNQDKGNSPSTRFLESNNFLKMRSLTLGYNFDLKKYNIKNLRVFLAGENLFTITNYSGVDPELPLTEPDGKGGGGQMIRSTGVSVYPMVRKYMFGASVTF; encoded by the coding sequence ATGATTTCAAAGATTCTCGACAATCACAAGTTGAGTCTGTTATCATTAGCTTTACTCATTACAAGTACACACAACTCGGCTAATGCTAATGGTCTTACGTTTCCAAACAACAATATTTTGTTGAATGACGCGGTTTATCAACAAAAAGTGAATGGAAAAGTGCAGTCTACAGACGGCCCATTGGCTGGTGCAACCATTAGTGTTAAGGGGAGCGCTAAATCGACATCGGCAGGAGTAGATGGACGGTTTACCATAGATGCTAAAAATGGAGATGTACTAGTCGTCACAAGTGTTGGTTATAAAACACAGGAAGTGACGGTGACAGGACCGGTTGTTAACATCAATCTGGAGTCCAATAGTGAAGCACTTCAGGAAGTTGTTGTCGTTGGGTATGGAACACAACAGAAAAAAGAAAGTTTAACTGGTGCCCTTCAGGCTGTTAAGGGAAACAAATTACGTGATGTCACTACGCCATCGGTTGAGAATATGCTGAATGGTAAGGCTGCCGGTGTATATGTTGCACCAGGGGCTGGTAAACCGGGGTCAAATGGTGGTGTTGTGATTCGTGGTCAGGCAACCCTAAGCGGTACGACGAGTCCGTTGTGGGTTATTGATGGTGTTATCGTCGGCTCAAGCCCAGGTGATATCAATCCAGATGACATTGAATCATTGACTATCCTAAAAGATGCTGCCTCAACATCTATTTATGGTTCTCAGGGTGCAAATGGTGTTGTTGTCGTTACAACAAAAAATCCTTCGGCTTCCAAAACAAGCATTAGCTTTTCTACAAAAATGGGTATCAACCAACTTTCCAATGGACACATGGAAATGATGGACGGGGCTGAACTTTATGACTACTTTGCTTCATTTTCGAATCCCGCTGATATCAAATTCCCACGTTGGAATTCGGACTTGCGCAATAGCAATTTTGATTGGTGGAAGCTGGCAACGAAGACCGGATTTGTCCAAAACCACAATTTATCCATTCAGGGAGGAGATGATAAATTACAGTCTTATTTGTCTTTAGGGTACTACAACGAAGCCGGTGCTGTAAAAGGGTATGATTACGATCGTTATAACTTTAGATTACGTACCAACTATAAGCCTTTTGACTGGTTGACCATCAAGCCATCTATTGCCGGTTCGAGACGTGCGGTAGATGATCGTCAATATGATGTCAATGCCATGTATGGAAACCTACCTTGGGATAGTCCATACGATGCAAATGGAAATTTAGTGCCACACCGTTATAGTGGCTGGGTCAATAATGCAAGCACGAATTACTTGTATGACTTGCAATGGAATCATAGTGCCAATACCAATTATGAATTTATGGGTAACTTAGATTTCGATGTCAAATTAACGGATTGGTTGACCTTCTCTTCTGTCAACAATTATCGCTACAATACGTATTCTGACAGTGGTTATCAAGATCCGCGATCAAACAGTGGTGAAAGTGTAATTGGGCGTGTGACGGATTACCGCATGGAGTTTGCGCGTCGTTATACCAACCAAATCTTGCGTTTCAACAAGACCTGGGATAAACATAGCCTGAATGGATTGGCTGCATACGAATTTAACGACTACTGGACAAAAACTTTAGATGCTTACGGAACGGGTATTGTAAATGGTTTCGAGGTATTGGATGTTGTTGCAAAACCAGAACGTACGAAAGGCGGAATTTCCGAATGGGCAGTACAGTCATTCTTGTCGAATGCAAACTATGCATACGATAATAAATATCTGGCACAGGTATCTTTCCGTCGTGATGGAGCATCCAATTTTGGTACCAATGCAAAATATGGGAACTTTTTTTCAGTTAGTGGTGGTTGGAATATCAATAAGGAAGAGTGGTTCAAGGCTGATTGGGTAGATAATTTAAAACTGAGAGCGGCTTATGGATCGGTAGGTAATAGACCAAGTTCATTATATCCGCAATATAGTCTTTACTCGGTGTCTGCATCATCAAGTTACAATGGTATACCAGGGGCATTAATTAGCCAAATTGGTAATAAAGATCTGACTTGGGAAAAAACCTACACAACTGGTTTTGGGGTTGATGCAGCCTTGTTTAAGAATAGATTGCGATTCAATGTTGATTATTATGACAAGAAGACCGATAATGTACTTTATCAAGTGCCAATCAGCGGTCTGACCGGTGTCACTTCTATCTGGAAAAATATTGGTAAGATGCAAAACCGGGGGATTGAATTGACCATCGGTGGCGATATCGTTCGAAATGACAATGTACATTGGAGTTTGGATGTTAATTTGAGTCACAATGTGAATAAATTGACCGAGCTATTTGAGACAAAAGATGCCAATGGTAAACTTGTTTCAAAACCAATTATCGCAGGGGACGGATCAGGGATAGCTGGATCGGCGCAACGTTTGCTTCAACCTGGTTATCCGGTAGATACCTATTACTTAAAAGAATGGGCTGGTGTCAATGTTGATAATGGTTTGCCAATGTGGTATCGATACGAGACAGATGCCAATGGCAATGAAACAAGGACGACGACGTCGAACTATTCCAATGCAACCTTCCGTAATGTAGGAAAAGGAAATCCGGATCTTTTCGGCGGTTTCAGTACGGCTTTAAGTTATAAGCAGTTTGACCTGAATGCCGTGTTCGGTTTCTCCTTGGGGGGTAAATTATATAATTACTCGCGTCAGGAATTTGATTCGGATGGAACCTATACGGATCGTAACCAGATGAAGTTACAGGATGGTTGGAGCCGTTGGGAAAAACCTGGCGATGTTGCCACTCACCCGATTGCAAGATACGACAACCAAGATAAAGGTAATTCACCTTCAACACGCTTTTTAGAAAGTAACAATTTCTTGAAAATGAGATCGCTGACCTTAGGGTACAACTTTGATTTAAAGAAATATAACATCAAAAATTTACGTGTATTCTTAGCTGGGGAGAATTTGTTTACGATTACAAACTACTCGGGTGTTGATCCGGAGCTTCCATTGACTGAGCCGGATGGCAAAGGTGGGGGTGGTCAAATGATCCGTTCAACGGGCGTTTCGGTGTACCCAATGGTTCGTAAATATATGTTTGGCGCAAGTGTGACATTTTAA
- a CDS encoding RagB/SusD family nutrient uptake outer membrane protein codes for MKKILIGLLIATAVSSCDIDRLPYTSMDEENIVNNPDAMVTGTYAQLKAWSDPMHRLGEYAGDNMMIRGSSTDAFYEFISYARTPNNYRLQNFWDYGYKAIAQSSNVIKMFAEGQSTEMDNKLGECYYIRGMMYFYLCRAFGKPYYQSPETNLGVPIVNGTPEDVFNDLNLPDRSSVKDTYAQAISDLKKAEALMTLDKGAAYASKGAAQAMLSRIYLYMSGTYKNPNAEYARLSLEYANKVINSGKYVLLAREQFMKYNTFRPEDNKETIFAVKRVASEFSGDDHYYGIGGMYSNIGGMGWGEMYSSAKYIDLLNETGRNDWRPDHYSIVDARAAFIEPTYSKDDKGNYSTVFRFIKQNSPAKVGDPKTLSYVQIPAIINGNTVIAREVKKVGDQEVVKEYTLATINAGQQTYSITYEDGNTYSGMIDYYISLNRAYPQFYIVKCSREGEESQLHSPVISRLGEIYLNRAEANAKLGNYGAALNDLNTIRNRSIVNGGYTSIDATNASKLIDKERQLELAYQAERSYDVFRNGLPLNRTYPGPQKQFEDIVPTDFRVTYFIPQDAINSYPGKLTQNPTSN; via the coding sequence ATGAAAAAAATACTAATAGGACTTTTAATAGCTACAGCAGTGTCCTCTTGTGATATAGATCGTCTTCCTTATACTTCAATGGATGAAGAAAATATCGTTAATAATCCGGATGCAATGGTAACAGGTACCTATGCGCAGTTAAAAGCTTGGTCTGATCCGATGCACCGTCTTGGTGAATACGCTGGTGATAATATGATGATCCGCGGGTCGTCGACAGATGCGTTCTACGAATTTATCTCCTATGCGAGAACACCCAATAATTACCGTTTGCAAAATTTTTGGGACTATGGCTATAAGGCTATTGCACAGTCTTCGAACGTAATCAAGATGTTTGCGGAAGGTCAGAGTACAGAAATGGATAATAAACTGGGTGAATGTTATTACATCCGTGGAATGATGTATTTTTACCTTTGCCGTGCATTTGGGAAGCCATATTATCAAAGTCCAGAGACAAACTTGGGTGTTCCAATTGTCAACGGTACACCTGAAGATGTATTCAATGATTTAAACTTGCCCGATCGTTCGTCTGTCAAAGATACATACGCGCAAGCGATCAGTGACCTGAAAAAAGCAGAAGCTTTAATGACACTTGATAAAGGGGCAGCGTATGCGTCTAAGGGTGCAGCGCAGGCAATGCTTTCTCGCATTTATCTATACATGAGCGGGACATATAAGAATCCGAACGCGGAATATGCACGTCTTTCTTTAGAGTATGCCAATAAGGTGATTAATTCAGGTAAATATGTCTTGTTGGCCCGTGAGCAGTTCATGAAATACAATACCTTTAGACCTGAAGATAACAAGGAGACCATCTTTGCCGTGAAACGTGTTGCGTCTGAGTTCTCGGGCGATGATCATTATTATGGTATCGGTGGTATGTATTCCAATATTGGTGGTATGGGCTGGGGTGAGATGTATTCCAGTGCCAAATATATTGATCTTTTGAATGAAACTGGTCGTAATGACTGGCGGCCAGATCATTATAGCATTGTGGACGCACGCGCAGCTTTTATAGAGCCGACTTATTCCAAAGACGATAAAGGCAATTACTCAACTGTTTTTCGATTTATCAAACAGAACTCACCTGCAAAAGTCGGTGACCCTAAAACATTAAGTTATGTGCAAATTCCGGCCATTATTAATGGGAATACAGTAATTGCTCGAGAAGTAAAAAAGGTGGGTGATCAAGAAGTTGTTAAAGAATATACTTTAGCGACAATTAATGCTGGTCAGCAAACTTATTCCATTACCTATGAAGACGGTAATACCTATTCGGGTATGATTGATTACTATATTTCCTTAAACCGTGCTTATCCACAATTCTATATTGTGAAATGCTCACGTGAAGGCGAGGAGTCGCAATTGCACTCACCTGTAATCAGCCGCTTGGGTGAAATTTATTTAAATCGCGCAGAGGCTAATGCAAAATTAGGTAATTATGGTGCTGCGCTAAATGATTTAAATACCATCAGAAATCGTTCTATTGTCAATGGGGGATATACTTCAATTGATGCTACCAATGCAAGTAAACTGATCGACAAAGAACGTCAGTTGGAATTGGCTTACCAGGCTGAACGCAGTTATGATGTGTTTCGTAATGGCTTGCCGTTAAATAGAACTTATCCTGGGCCACAAAAACAATTTGAGGATATTGTACCGACAGATTTTAGAGTGACTTATTTTATTCCACAGGATGCGATCAATTCATATCCGGGCAAATTGACTCAGAATCCAACGTCTAACTAG
- the der gene encoding ribosome biogenesis GTPase Der, translating into MANIVAIVGRPNVGKSTLFNRLTESRKAIVDDFSGVTRDRHYETAEWIGKKFTVIDTGGFVHGSDDVFEEAIRDQVYIAIEEASVVIFMVDVTTGITDLDDEIADILRRSSKPVYVVANKVDHAKLHHESAEFYAFGLGEVFNISSATGSGTGELLDAVVSHFEVEEEEEESLPKYTIVGRPNVGKSSLTNALIGKDRNIVTPMAGTTRDSIRIHYNQYGHNFLLIDTAGLRRKSKVNEDIEFYSVMRTIKALEDSDVTILMLDAQDGLEAQDVNIFNLAEKNRKGIVIVVNKWDLIEKDNKTMKAFEDRIKEKIAPFTDVPIIFTSVTEKQRVLKVLEVADKVYANKTKKIPTSKLNEVMLDIIENYPPPSLKGKYIKIKYATQLPGRTPMFAFFCNLPQYIKDPYKRFIENKLRENFDFTGVPIQIYFRQK; encoded by the coding sequence ATGGCAAATATTGTTGCAATTGTTGGTCGTCCAAATGTTGGTAAATCTACCTTATTCAATCGTCTTACAGAAAGTAGAAAAGCGATTGTTGATGACTTTAGCGGGGTGACGCGCGACCGTCATTATGAAACAGCCGAGTGGATCGGAAAGAAATTTACAGTAATTGATACAGGTGGTTTTGTACATGGTTCGGATGATGTCTTTGAAGAGGCTATTCGTGATCAGGTCTATATCGCTATTGAAGAAGCTTCGGTCGTTATATTCATGGTGGATGTCACCACTGGCATTACCGACTTGGATGACGAAATCGCTGATATTCTGAGAAGAAGTTCTAAGCCCGTGTATGTCGTGGCTAATAAAGTCGATCACGCTAAATTGCACCATGAATCGGCAGAGTTTTATGCTTTTGGTTTAGGTGAGGTTTTTAATATCTCGTCGGCTACAGGATCCGGTACAGGTGAATTGTTGGATGCTGTTGTTTCTCATTTTGAAGTGGAAGAGGAAGAAGAAGAATCTTTACCGAAATATACCATCGTGGGGCGCCCGAATGTGGGTAAATCCTCCTTGACAAATGCCTTGATCGGCAAAGATCGCAATATTGTAACGCCAATGGCCGGGACAACACGTGATTCAATCCGTATACATTACAATCAATATGGACATAACTTTTTATTGATCGATACAGCAGGTCTTCGTCGTAAGTCCAAAGTAAATGAAGATATTGAGTTTTATTCAGTGATGCGTACCATCAAAGCATTGGAAGATTCTGATGTGACAATTTTAATGCTTGACGCACAGGATGGATTAGAAGCGCAGGACGTTAATATTTTCAACTTGGCGGAGAAGAACCGCAAAGGTATCGTAATTGTTGTCAATAAGTGGGATTTGATCGAAAAGGACAACAAAACAATGAAGGCTTTTGAAGATCGCATCAAAGAGAAAATAGCACCATTTACAGATGTGCCTATTATCTTTACTTCCGTAACTGAAAAACAACGTGTTCTTAAGGTGTTGGAAGTTGCCGACAAGGTATATGCCAACAAAACCAAAAAGATCCCTACTTCCAAATTGAATGAAGTGATGTTGGATATTATCGAGAATTATCCACCGCCATCCTTAAAGGGTAAATATATCAAAATTAAATATGCAACACAGTTGCCTGGACGGACGCCGATGTTTGCATTCTTCTGTAATCTGCCACAATACATCAAAGATCCGTACAAACGTTTTATTGAAAACAAATTGCGTGAGAACTTTGACTTTACAGGTGTGCCAATTCAAATATATTTCAGACAAAAATAG
- the cysS gene encoding cysteine--tRNA ligase, with translation MDHNLYLYNTLSRTKEKFEPIHPNLVGMYVCGPTVYSDVHLGNCRTFVSFDLIFRYLRHLGYKVRYVRNITDAGHLEGDRDEGDDKFAKKAKLEQLEPMEIVQKYTIGFHDVLRLFNTLPPSIEPTATGHISEQIEMIEQIMENGYAYERNGTVYFDVEKYVETYDYTILTNRKLEDMLNNTRELSGQDEKKGRLDFALWIKAKPETIMRWPAPWSVGFPGWHIECSAMSRKYLGDQFDIHGGGMDLAATHHTNEIAQSEACNHTSPAKYWMHTNMLTVNGARMSKSAGNGFLPGELFTGNHPLLNRGYSPMAVRFFMLQAHYRSTLDFSNEALDAADKGYKRLMTAISLLDKLKVSKGADSFNLAEIRRKCYAAMDDDFNSPVLIAELFEIVRIINSIYDGKAKVTAEGLEGLQVFMKEFVEDILGLRNDQTSASDDIDDVMNLVIKLRNEAKANKDFVTSDRIRDELNSIGIQLKDSKEGTLWNKI, from the coding sequence ATGGACCATAATCTCTATTTATACAATACGCTTTCGCGAACAAAAGAAAAATTCGAACCTATTCATCCCAATCTTGTTGGTATGTATGTATGTGGGCCCACAGTGTACAGTGATGTGCATTTGGGGAACTGTCGGACGTTTGTGTCTTTTGATTTGATTTTTAGATACCTGCGTCACCTTGGTTATAAAGTGCGTTATGTGCGCAATATTACCGATGCGGGGCACTTGGAAGGCGATCGTGATGAAGGGGATGATAAATTTGCAAAAAAAGCAAAATTGGAACAATTGGAACCGATGGAAATTGTTCAAAAGTATACGATAGGTTTTCATGACGTATTGCGTCTTTTCAATACGTTGCCGCCCAGTATTGAGCCTACTGCGACAGGACATATTTCCGAGCAGATTGAAATGATCGAACAGATTATGGAGAATGGCTATGCCTATGAGCGCAACGGTACAGTCTATTTTGATGTTGAAAAATACGTTGAAACATACGATTATACGATATTGACCAATCGTAAATTGGAGGATATGCTCAATAATACCCGTGAATTGAGCGGTCAGGATGAGAAAAAGGGACGTTTGGATTTTGCCTTATGGATCAAAGCAAAACCTGAAACGATTATGCGTTGGCCTGCACCTTGGAGTGTTGGCTTCCCAGGTTGGCATATTGAATGTTCGGCCATGAGCAGAAAGTACTTAGGTGATCAGTTTGATATTCATGGCGGTGGAATGGATTTGGCAGCTACACATCATACCAATGAAATTGCACAATCAGAAGCATGTAACCATACGAGCCCTGCCAAATATTGGATGCACACGAATATGTTGACTGTAAATGGTGCGCGTATGTCCAAATCTGCCGGAAATGGATTTTTACCGGGCGAACTATTTACTGGAAATCATCCCTTATTGAATAGAGGTTATTCGCCGATGGCCGTACGATTCTTTATGTTGCAGGCACATTATAGAAGTACGCTGGATTTCTCCAATGAGGCTTTGGATGCGGCCGACAAAGGGTATAAAAGACTTATGACTGCGATCAGTCTTTTAGACAAATTGAAGGTGTCGAAAGGTGCTGATTCATTCAATTTAGCTGAAATCCGCCGCAAGTGTTACGCAGCTATGGATGACGATTTTAATAGTCCTGTACTCATTGCCGAATTGTTTGAAATAGTACGTATCATCAACTCGATTTATGATGGTAAAGCGAAAGTAACAGCTGAGGGATTGGAAGGTCTTCAAGTATTCATGAAAGAATTTGTTGAGGATATCCTAGGGCTTAGAAACGATCAGACTTCAGCATCCGATGATATCGATGACGTCATGAATCTGGTCATTAAACTACGTAATGAAGCCAAAGCAAATAAAGACTTCGTCACCTCTGACCGTATTCGTGATGAGCTTAATTCTATTGGAATTCAATTGAAAGATAGCAAAGAAGGAACACTTTGGAATAAGATTTGA
- a CDS encoding DUF4440 domain-containing protein translates to MNFWNRLSVVALMSVAGTTLYAQIPEKVGSLLQADKDAAALAKATTPHQAFLSIIDKESTFYVPSAVNAYNYLNNRPNIPDVLNWQPTFALIAKSQEFGVTSGSMDFQKVGARLRHGEYLTVWKRNKKGKWLVDIRAEVENNGKDGEFDLEYIEPTDSWYLKHRSKVRLNQREDIVLETDKLMSTVLKADNPTAYKEFLSEDVRFLFPWTSPMEGKATMMAYLKKQRMTIETVPEEVKRSYSGDFAYTKGTATVRQKDKVVKYNYIRIWQLSELAKDDVKKANWNILIEMMFEK, encoded by the coding sequence ATGAATTTTTGGAATAGGCTATCCGTCGTTGCATTGATGAGTGTTGCTGGTACAACACTATATGCGCAGATACCCGAGAAAGTAGGAAGCCTATTGCAGGCCGATAAGGATGCTGCTGCGCTGGCTAAAGCCACTACGCCGCATCAAGCGTTTCTTTCGATCATTGATAAGGAATCTACGTTTTACGTCCCATCGGCAGTAAATGCTTATAACTATCTTAATAATAGACCAAATATTCCCGATGTTTTAAATTGGCAACCTACGTTTGCGTTGATTGCTAAAAGTCAGGAGTTTGGTGTGACTTCGGGGTCGATGGACTTTCAGAAAGTAGGTGCAAGATTGCGTCATGGAGAATACTTGACTGTCTGGAAACGCAACAAAAAGGGTAAGTGGCTGGTCGATATTCGGGCCGAAGTTGAAAACAACGGGAAGGATGGGGAATTTGATCTTGAATATATCGAACCTACCGATTCGTGGTATCTGAAGCATCGCTCTAAAGTGCGATTAAATCAGCGTGAAGATATTGTCCTGGAAACAGACAAATTGATGTCAACAGTTCTGAAGGCCGATAACCCAACCGCATATAAGGAGTTTTTAAGCGAGGATGTCCGCTTTTTGTTCCCTTGGACCAGTCCGATGGAGGGAAAGGCCACAATGATGGCTTACCTCAAAAAACAACGGATGACGATAGAAACAGTCCCGGAAGAAGTAAAACGTTCGTATAGTGGCGATTTTGCCTATACAAAAGGAACTGCAACGGTACGACAAAAGGATAAGGTGGTGAAGTATAATTATATTCGTATCTGG